One window of Streptomyces sp. SUK 48 genomic DNA carries:
- a CDS encoding ABC transporter ATP-binding protein produces the protein MAEPRVSDAEQELFGGPLRYDLGWSQYEHAGLDLTMMSALRSMPGLVGATLRMAWQADRRALLAVAAGEIGQGIAAAVNLLAVNAVMHALLAGGGTAAHRLHALLPGLLAAAAVAVVNSALSAWSTSRAGRLEPKVERIATTQYLTAAAGVELEAIDDPDFRRLVDVAEHGPSAARRMIGACVAALNGLISLITTAGVLTVLHPLLLPMLILIAAPRGWGAMRVAQERYVSVMSWIEHVRASRLIGSLLTERTAAQEVRLHAVGAFLLGRYQRMAESAEAEQERLASSKALTEWVASALSGLAMAATYGTMFWLITAGQMSLALAGTAVIAVRTGSASLGALVMNVNQLHEESLYVRDHGRFLDQAARRVIPSGGDPVPERVGEVVLDRVGYRYPDRDTPALDQVSLTLPMGSVTAVVGENGSGKSTLMKILSGLLLPQTGTLRWGRADLAGLDRSQVFERVSLLTQDFQRWPVTAGMNIRLGRPAHAVTPEGLRASVDYAGAGPVVAKLPDGLRSLLARVFRGAIELSGGEWQKIGLARTHWRGSTAQAENILIVDEPTSALDPEAEIEAFDRIRRLAAPNRAVVLVTHRMSGVRHADRIHVLDAGRLVEQGTHDELVAARGRYAAMFAAQAAQYAPAATVPKPAGPIVADPA, from the coding sequence ATGGCGGAGCCCCGGGTCTCCGACGCCGAGCAGGAGCTGTTCGGCGGCCCGCTGCGCTACGACCTGGGCTGGTCGCAGTACGAGCACGCGGGGCTGGACCTGACCATGATGTCCGCGCTGCGCTCCATGCCCGGCCTCGTCGGGGCCACGCTGCGCATGGCGTGGCAGGCCGACCGGCGCGCGCTGCTCGCCGTGGCGGCCGGCGAGATCGGCCAGGGCATCGCCGCCGCCGTGAACCTGCTCGCCGTCAACGCCGTGATGCACGCCCTGCTCGCCGGCGGCGGCACCGCCGCCCATCGGCTGCACGCGCTGTTACCCGGTCTGCTGGCCGCCGCCGCCGTCGCCGTCGTCAACTCCGCCCTCTCCGCGTGGTCCACCTCGCGCGCGGGCCGCCTGGAACCCAAGGTCGAGCGGATCGCCACCACCCAGTACCTGACCGCCGCCGCGGGCGTCGAGCTGGAGGCGATCGACGACCCCGACTTCCGGCGGCTCGTGGACGTCGCCGAACACGGCCCCAGCGCGGCCCGCCGCATGATCGGCGCCTGCGTCGCCGCGCTGAACGGACTCATCTCCCTGATCACCACCGCCGGCGTCCTCACCGTGCTGCACCCCCTCCTGCTGCCCATGCTGATCCTCATCGCGGCTCCGCGCGGATGGGGCGCCATGCGCGTGGCCCAGGAGCGCTACGTATCGGTGATGAGCTGGATCGAGCACGTCCGCGCGAGCCGCCTCATCGGCAGCCTGCTCACCGAGCGCACCGCCGCCCAGGAGGTCCGCCTGCACGCCGTCGGCGCCTTCCTCCTCGGCCGCTACCAGCGCATGGCCGAGAGCGCCGAGGCGGAACAGGAGCGCCTCGCCTCCAGCAAGGCCCTGACCGAATGGGTCGCCTCCGCGCTGTCGGGCCTCGCCATGGCCGCCACCTACGGGACCATGTTCTGGCTGATCACGGCCGGTCAGATGAGCCTCGCCCTCGCGGGCACCGCCGTGATCGCGGTCCGCACCGGATCGGCGAGCCTCGGCGCGCTGGTCATGAACGTCAACCAGCTGCACGAGGAATCCCTCTACGTCCGCGATCACGGCCGGTTCCTGGACCAGGCCGCGCGACGGGTCATTCCCTCGGGCGGCGACCCGGTCCCCGAGCGGGTCGGGGAGGTCGTCCTGGACCGCGTCGGCTACCGCTACCCCGACCGTGACACGCCTGCCCTGGACCAGGTGTCGCTGACCCTGCCGATGGGCTCGGTCACCGCCGTGGTGGGCGAGAACGGCTCCGGCAAGAGCACGCTGATGAAGATCCTCTCGGGGCTGCTGCTCCCCCAGACCGGCACCCTGCGCTGGGGCCGGGCCGACCTCGCCGGACTCGACCGCTCACAGGTCTTCGAACGCGTCAGTCTGCTCACCCAGGACTTCCAGCGCTGGCCCGTGACCGCCGGGATGAACATCCGGCTCGGACGGCCCGCCCACGCCGTCACACCCGAGGGCCTGCGAGCGTCGGTCGACTACGCCGGCGCGGGCCCCGTCGTCGCCAAGCTCCCCGACGGCCTGCGCAGCCTGCTGGCCCGCGTGTTCCGCGGCGCCATCGAACTCTCCGGCGGCGAATGGCAGAAGATCGGCCTGGCCCGCACCCACTGGCGCGGCTCGACCGCACAGGCGGAGAACATCCTCATCGTCGACGAGCCCACCTCCGCGCTCGACCCCGAGGCCGAGATCGAGGCGTTCGACCGCATCCGCCGCCTCGCCGCCCCGAACCGGGCCGTCGTCCTGGTCACCCACCGCATGTCCGGGGTCCGCCACGCCGACCGGATCCACGTGCTCGACGCGGGACGCCTCGTCGAGCAGGGCACGCACGACGAACTCGTCGCCGCGCGGGGCCGCTACGCCGCCATGTTCGCCGCCCAGGCCGCCCAGTACGCGCCCGCGGCCACCGTCCCGAAGCCCGCCGGGCCCATCGTCGCGGACCCCGCATGA